Within Planctomycetia bacterium, the genomic segment CACTTTGGGTTTCGGCCGCTCGGCCTTGGTCCGGTTATGCCCGGCGGACCGTTTGCGGGAACGCTGCTGCCCCTCGTCGTCGGTGGCCGTGTCGTCGAACGCGGCCGTGATAGGGTTTCCCTCGACGTCGACGCCGCTCAGCAGCTCGATTTTCCGCTCCGCCCGCTCCAGCAACTGGTGGCAATCCTTGAGCAACCCGACGCCGGTTTCGTACCGGGCCAGGGAGTCGGCGAGGCCGAGTTTGCCCTCTTCCAGA encodes:
- the xseB gene encoding exodeoxyribonuclease VII small subunit, with translation MPADAPDESVPPSFEQALARLEDIVRDLEEGKLGLADSLARYETGVGLLKDCHQLLERAERKIELLSGVDVEGNPITAAFDDTATDDEGQQRSRKRSAGHNRTKAERPKPKVSDPPQIDEPPALF